One genomic window of Syngnathoides biaculeatus isolate LvHL_M chromosome 13, ASM1980259v1, whole genome shotgun sequence includes the following:
- the dapk3 gene encoding death-associated protein kinase 3, with protein sequence MAGFRQEDVELHYEMGEELGSGQFAIVRKCKEKSSGCEYAAKFIKKRRLSSSRRGVSREEIEREVNILREIQHSNIITLHDIFENKTDVILILELVSGGELFDFLAEKESLSEEEATQFLKQILDGVYYLHSKRIAHFDLKPENIMLLDKNVPNPRIKLIDFGIAHQIKAGNEFKNIFGTPEFVAPEIVNYEPLGLEADMWSIGVITYILLSGASPFLGETKQETLTNISAVNYDFDEEYFSNTSELAKDFIRRLLVKDPKKRMTIDDSLQHPWIKVIKRRNVRQEERDHKPERRRLKTTRLKEYTIKSHSSMPPNNTYVNFERFSQVLEEIAAAEQGLRQLERNRRSCRDDVAALLSIYEEKEGWYKEESRCISGQLGSVRQELQRTQAQRKKSQEDARGAAQAAGALKRKFGRLENRYEALAEQVAHEVRWVEELVRSIAADKDRQESAP encoded by the exons ATGGCTGGCTTCAGGCAAGAGGATGTGGAGCTGCACTATGAGATGGGAGAGGAGCTGGGCAG TGGTCAGTTCGCCATCGTGCGCAAGTGTAAGGAGAAGAGCTCGGGCTGCGAGTACGCCGCCAAGTTCATCAAGAAGCGCCGCCTGTCGTCAAGCCGGCGGGGCGTGAGCCGCGAGGAGATCGAGCGCGAGGTCAACATCCTTCGGGAGATCCAGCACAGCAACATCATCACGCTGCACGACATCTTCGAGAACAAGACGGACGTCATCCTCATCCTGGAGCTGGTGTCCGGCGGCGAGCTCTTCGACTTCCTCGCCGAGAAGGAGTCCTTGAGCGAGGAGGAGGCCACGCAGTTCCTCAAGCAGATCCTGGACGGCGTTTATTACCTGCACTCCAAGCGCATCGCGCACTTTGACCTCAAG CCCGAGAACATCATGCTGCTGGACAAGAACGTTCCCAATCCCAGAATTAAACTCATCGACTTCGGCATCGCCCATCAGATCAaagctggcaacgagttcaagAACATCTTCGGAACGCCGGAGTTCGTAG CTCCAGAAATAGTCAACTATGAACCGCTGGGCCTGGAGGCAGACATGTG GAGCATCGGCGTGATCACGTACATCCT GTTGAGCGGCGCTTCTCCGTTTCTGGGCGAGACCAAGCAGGAGACGCTGACCAACATCTCGGCGGTCAACTACGACTTCGACGAGGAATACTTCAGCAACACCAGCGAGTTAGCCAAAGATTTCATACGACGCCTGCTGGTCAAAGATCCAAA GAAGAGGATGACCATTGATGATAGTCTACAACATCCCTGGATTAAG GTGATCAAGCGCCGCAACGTGCGCCAGGAGGAGCGCGACCACAAGCCGGAGCGCCGGCGTCTGAAGACGACGCGCCTCAAGGAGTACACCATCAAGTCTCACTCCAGCATGCCGCCCAACAACACCTACGTCAACTTCGAGCGCTTCTCGCAGGTCCTGGAGGAGATCGCGGCGGCCGAGCAGGGTCTGCGCCAGCTGGAGCGCAACCGACGCTCGTGCCGCGACGACGTGGCCGCCCTGCTCTCCATCTACGAGGAGAAGGAAGGCTGGTACAAGGAGGAAAGCCGCTGCATCTCGGGACAGTTGGGCAGCGTCCGCCAGGAGCTGCAGCGCACGCAGGCGCAGCGCAAGAAGAGCCAGGAGGACGCCCGCGGGGCCGCCCAGGCCGCCGGCGCCCTCAAGCGCAAGTTCGGACGCCTGGAGAACCGTTACGAGGCGCTGGCCGAGCAGGTGGCGCACGAGGTGCGCTGGGTGGAGGAGCTGGTGCGCTCCATTGCCGCCGACAAGGACCGCCAAGAGAGCGCACCTTGA